One window of the Bradyrhizobium sp. NP1 genome contains the following:
- a CDS encoding SDR family oxidoreductase, which translates to MTKGTGRLQDKVAIVTGASSGIGRATAKLFAAEGAKVVVGARRESELATLVAEIKAGGGTAVALAGDVRHEAYAQAIVALAVKTFGRLDVAFNNAGTLGEGGPSTSVSEAGWNDAIAINLTGSFLGAKHQIAEMVKHGGGSVIFTSTFVGYSSSFPGVAAYAASKSGLIGLTQTLAAEFGPQNVRVNAILPGAIETDMYREMNDTPDKTAFITNLHALKRVGRPEEVARSVLYLASDDSAFVSGTASLVDGGLSITRT; encoded by the coding sequence ATGACCAAGGGTACGGGACGCCTGCAAGACAAGGTCGCCATTGTTACCGGCGCAAGCTCCGGCATCGGCCGGGCCACGGCGAAGCTGTTTGCGGCCGAAGGCGCCAAGGTTGTCGTCGGCGCACGGCGCGAATCCGAGCTTGCGACTCTCGTGGCCGAGATCAAGGCTGGCGGCGGCACGGCGGTGGCGCTCGCTGGCGACGTGCGCCACGAAGCCTATGCCCAGGCGATCGTCGCGTTAGCCGTCAAGACATTCGGCAGGCTGGACGTCGCTTTCAACAACGCCGGCACCCTGGGCGAGGGTGGGCCTTCGACCAGTGTTTCCGAAGCCGGCTGGAACGATGCCATCGCCATTAATCTCACCGGCTCGTTTCTCGGCGCCAAGCATCAGATCGCCGAGATGGTCAAGCACGGTGGCGGCTCCGTGATCTTCACCTCTACCTTTGTCGGCTACAGTTCCTCGTTCCCCGGCGTCGCCGCTTATGCCGCGAGCAAGTCGGGTCTGATTGGACTGACACAGACGCTGGCTGCGGAATTCGGACCGCAGAATGTCAGGGTCAACGCGATCCTGCCCGGCGCGATCGAGACTGACATGTATCGGGAGATGAACGACACGCCCGACAAGACGGCCTTCATCACCAATCTGCATGCACTGAAGCGCGTGGGGCGACCGGAGGAAGTCGCGCGGTCGGTACTCTATTTGGCATCTGACGACTCTGCATTCGTCAGCGGTACCGCGTCGCTGGTCGATGGCGGCCTTTCCATCACCCGCACCTGA
- a CDS encoding LysR family transcriptional regulator, which yields MDRLRAFEVFVAVVAQGGFTRAADKLDTSPANVTRYVNDLEEALGVRLLNRTSRRLSLTETGKTLYDRALSILEDVAEAEAVTSSSALQPRGRLRVNVPVSFGILHLAPLWPRFLAHYPDIQLDISLADRVVDLVEEGYDLAIRISRAGSPSLVSRKLATSQNVVCASPDYIARHGAPQAPEDLTHHVCIGYTYSATGDEWGLIDDAGRAHKVAVSTSLQTNNGDTVRAAALAGLGIIWQPTFLIGDDLRRGRLVRLLPGYRMSEIDVLAVYPSRRHVSARVRVMVDFLVEAFRGPPPWD from the coding sequence ATGGACCGACTTCGGGCATTTGAAGTGTTTGTGGCCGTGGTTGCTCAGGGAGGCTTCACCCGCGCCGCGGACAAGCTCGACACCTCACCCGCCAATGTGACTCGCTACGTCAACGACCTGGAGGAAGCCCTCGGCGTCCGACTGCTCAACCGCACGTCGCGCCGACTGTCGCTGACGGAAACCGGCAAGACCCTCTATGATCGTGCGCTCTCGATCCTCGAAGACGTCGCCGAAGCAGAGGCGGTCACCTCGTCTTCGGCGCTCCAGCCGCGCGGCCGGCTGCGGGTCAACGTGCCGGTGAGCTTCGGCATCCTGCATCTGGCGCCGCTGTGGCCACGCTTCCTGGCGCACTATCCGGATATCCAGCTGGACATTAGCCTTGCCGATCGCGTCGTGGATCTGGTGGAGGAGGGCTACGACCTCGCGATCCGCATCTCTCGCGCCGGATCGCCGAGCCTCGTCAGCCGCAAGCTGGCAACGTCGCAGAACGTCGTTTGCGCATCGCCCGACTACATTGCCCGGCACGGTGCTCCGCAAGCGCCCGAGGATCTCACGCATCACGTTTGCATCGGTTACACCTACTCGGCGACCGGCGACGAGTGGGGGTTGATAGACGATGCGGGCAGGGCCCATAAGGTCGCGGTGTCGACGTCGCTGCAAACCAACAATGGCGACACCGTGCGCGCGGCAGCCCTGGCGGGACTCGGCATCATCTGGCAGCCGACATTTCTGATCGGCGACGATCTACGGCGTGGCCGATTGGTTCGTCTGCTGCCCGGCTATCGCATGTCGGAGATTGACGTGCTGGCTGTCTATCCAAGCCGCCGTCATGTTAGCGCGAGGGTGCGCGTCATGGTGGACTTCCTCGTCGAGGCATTCCGCGGCCCGCCGCCCTGGGATTGA
- a CDS encoding alpha/beta hydrolase — MPLKDSLSADTKSSELEGHQMQNAILAILAALALASPLSSAARAQSPPASAPPSQSAAVPPLGIGLEGIEYPYPVRYLDLTLEGQPLRMAYMDVTPTVAPNGKTALLLHGKSFSGDYWGHTIATLTGLGYRVIAPDQIGFGKSSKPDIRYHFDTLARNTKALLDSLGVTQAAVVGHSFGGMLAVYFARNYPETTLVLALENPIGLEDYRSAIPPQPIETLVKTEMAQTPQSLRTFMAAFFVGWPPIAQHYFETFSRVLQSPEYPRWARASALTYDMIFNEPIRHEYRLLKMPVLLVIGQSDRSVFFRRYASPEAIKPLGNWPMLGREALKDLPDGKLVEITDAGHVPHAEKPEEFDAALAAFLAAR, encoded by the coding sequence GTGCCGTTGAAAGATTCACTGTCGGCTGACACGAAATCATCAGAATTGGAGGGACATCAGATGCAAAATGCTATCCTAGCCATCCTGGCCGCCCTCGCGTTGGCCTCGCCGCTGAGCAGCGCTGCCAGAGCGCAATCGCCTCCTGCATCGGCGCCTCCCTCTCAATCGGCTGCCGTGCCGCCGCTTGGCATCGGTCTTGAAGGTATCGAATATCCCTACCCGGTGCGCTATCTGGATCTCACCCTTGAGGGCCAGCCGTTGCGCATGGCTTATATGGATGTGACGCCAACCGTGGCGCCGAACGGCAAGACCGCCTTATTGCTGCATGGCAAGAGTTTTTCCGGTGACTATTGGGGACATACAATCGCAACACTGACCGGCCTGGGCTATCGCGTCATTGCACCGGACCAGATCGGCTTCGGCAAATCCTCGAAGCCTGACATCCGCTATCATTTCGATACTCTGGCGCGCAACACCAAGGCGCTGCTCGACAGTCTCGGGGTTACCCAAGCGGCGGTCGTCGGCCATTCCTTTGGCGGCATGCTCGCGGTCTATTTCGCGCGCAACTATCCGGAGACGACACTGGTGTTGGCGCTGGAGAACCCGATCGGCCTCGAAGACTATCGCAGCGCCATCCCGCCGCAGCCGATCGAGACGCTGGTCAAGACCGAGATGGCGCAGACGCCACAGAGTTTACGCACTTTCATGGCAGCCTTCTTCGTTGGCTGGCCGCCGATAGCGCAGCACTATTTCGAGACCTTTTCGCGCGTGCTGCAAAGCCCGGAGTATCCGCGATGGGCGCGCGCATCGGCGCTGACCTACGACATGATCTTCAACGAGCCGATCCGCCATGAGTATCGCCTGTTGAAAATGCCGGTGCTTCTCGTGATCGGTCAAAGCGACCGCAGCGTGTTCTTCCGCCGCTACGCTTCACCCGAGGCGATCAAACCGCTCGGCAACTGGCCGATGCTCGGCCGCGAGGCTCTCAAGGATCTTCCCGACGGCAAGCTGGTCGAAATCACGGACGCCGGTCACGTCCCGCACGCCGAAAAGCCCGAAGAGTTCGACGCCGCCCTCGCCGCGTTTCTGGCAGCCCGGTGA
- a CDS encoding glutathione S-transferase family protein: MGLLVEGQWRDVWYDTRSTHGHFVRKDAAFRNWITADGSAGPSGVGGFKAEAGRYHLYVSLACPWAHRTLIMRSLKGLEDTISISVVHWLMLDDGWTFADGAGVIPDTVYHAGLMREIYTAADPYYTGRVTVPVLWDKHTRTIVNNESSEIIRMLNSAFDAIGARSDYYPETLRSDIDAVNARIYDTLNNGVYKAGFATTQAAYEEAVGPLFDTLDWLEKRLADRRFLVSDSLTEADIRLFTTLIRFDAVYVGHFKCNIRRLVDYPNLSAYTRDIYQWPGVAETVNLEHIKRHYYESHRSINPSGIVPAGPTLEFTLPHGREGLVAAPPRAVERFTVG, encoded by the coding sequence ATGGGACTGCTGGTCGAAGGTCAATGGCGAGACGTCTGGTACGACACCAGGTCGACCCACGGCCACTTTGTGCGCAAGGATGCAGCATTCCGCAACTGGATAACGGCCGACGGCAGCGCCGGCCCGAGCGGCGTGGGTGGCTTCAAGGCCGAGGCAGGCCGCTACCATCTCTATGTCAGCCTTGCCTGTCCATGGGCGCACCGCACGCTGATCATGCGCTCGCTGAAAGGGCTCGAGGACACGATCTCGATCTCGGTCGTGCACTGGTTGATGCTCGATGACGGCTGGACTTTCGCCGACGGCGCCGGCGTCATACCGGATACAGTCTACCACGCCGGGTTGATGCGCGAGATCTACACCGCCGCGGATCCCTACTATACCGGTCGCGTCACCGTTCCCGTGTTGTGGGACAAGCACACCCGAACCATCGTCAACAACGAATCCTCCGAGATCATCCGCATGCTGAACTCGGCGTTCGACGCGATCGGGGCAAGGTCCGACTATTACCCGGAAACGCTGCGCAGCGACATCGATGCGGTCAACGCCCGCATCTACGACACGCTCAACAACGGCGTCTACAAGGCCGGTTTCGCGACCACACAGGCCGCCTACGAAGAAGCGGTTGGTCCGCTGTTTGACACGCTAGACTGGCTCGAGAAGCGGCTCGCCGATCGGCGGTTCCTGGTTAGCGACAGCCTGACCGAAGCCGACATCCGCTTGTTCACGACACTGATCCGTTTTGACGCGGTCTATGTTGGCCACTTCAAGTGCAACATCCGGCGTCTGGTCGATTATCCGAATTTGTCGGCCTATACCCGCGACATCTACCAGTGGCCCGGCGTCGCCGAGACGGTGAATCTTGAACATATCAAGCGGCACTACTACGAGAGCCATCGCTCGATCAATCCAAGCGGGATCGTGCCCGCCGGCCCCACGCTCGAATTCACCTTGCCGCACGGGCGCGAGGGGCTCGTGGCCGCACCGCCTCGTGCCGTTGAAAGATTCACTGTCGGCTGA
- a CDS encoding NAD(P)/FAD-dependent oxidoreductase, with translation MLDKAPNGKVSDLLKTLDKALSAGELEHAVDLFQTDCYWRDLVTFTWNIKTMEGKEQVRDMLKARLADTKPSNWKIADGEDASEADGITESWIQFETGVARGFGHLRLKDGRIWTLLTTMSELKGHEEPVGFDRPMGAKHGAERNRKTWKEEREAEAAELGYSRQPYCVIVGGGQGGIALGARLRQLNVPTIIVEKNERPGDSWRKRYKSLCLHDPVWYDHLPYLPFPRNWPVFSPKDKIGDWLEMYTKVMELNYWGSTECKKASYDEKSREWTVIVQRDGEEVVLKPKQLVLATGMSAKPNIPKFEGMDIFKGDQHHSSQHPGPDKYKNKKAVVIGSNNSAHDICAALWEVGADVTMVQRSTTHVVKSGSLMELGLASLYSEQAVQSGMTTAKADLIFASLPYKILHEFQIPVYNAIRERDADYYKRLEKAGFLLDYGDDDSGLFMKYLRRGSGYYIDVGASELVANGSIKLKSGVDVKKLTEHSVILSDGAELPADLVVYATGYGSMNGWAADLISREVADKVGKVWGLGSNTTKDPGPWEGEQRNMWKPTQQEGLWFHGGNLHQSRHYSQFLSLQLKARMEHIPTPVYGLQKVHHLA, from the coding sequence ATGCTCGACAAAGCCCCGAACGGAAAAGTGTCTGATTTGCTCAAGACGCTCGATAAGGCGCTCTCCGCCGGCGAGTTGGAGCACGCTGTCGATCTCTTTCAGACGGACTGCTACTGGCGCGACCTCGTGACCTTCACCTGGAACATCAAGACGATGGAGGGCAAGGAACAGGTTCGCGATATGCTCAAGGCGCGGCTCGCCGATACGAAGCCATCGAACTGGAAAATCGCCGATGGTGAGGACGCCTCTGAAGCGGATGGAATTACGGAGAGCTGGATACAATTCGAAACCGGAGTCGCGCGCGGCTTTGGCCATCTGCGACTGAAGGACGGCCGGATCTGGACGTTGCTGACGACGATGAGCGAACTCAAGGGGCACGAAGAGCCAGTTGGCTTCGACCGTCCGATGGGGGCAAAACACGGCGCCGAACGTAATCGAAAGACATGGAAGGAAGAACGCGAGGCGGAAGCTGCTGAACTCGGCTACTCGCGTCAGCCCTATTGCGTCATTGTTGGTGGCGGTCAGGGCGGCATCGCACTCGGAGCCCGGTTGCGCCAGCTCAATGTGCCGACGATCATCGTCGAAAAGAACGAAAGGCCAGGCGACAGCTGGCGCAAGCGTTACAAGTCACTCTGCCTACATGACCCGGTTTGGTATGATCATCTGCCCTATCTGCCGTTTCCCCGGAACTGGCCGGTCTTCTCGCCGAAGGACAAGATCGGGGACTGGCTCGAAATGTATACAAAGGTGATGGAGCTCAATTACTGGGGCTCAACCGAATGCAAGAAGGCGTCTTACGACGAGAAGAGTCGCGAATGGACCGTTATCGTGCAGCGCGACGGCGAGGAAGTCGTCCTCAAGCCAAAGCAGCTCGTACTTGCGACGGGAATGTCAGCCAAGCCCAATATACCAAAATTCGAAGGCATGGACATCTTCAAGGGCGATCAGCACCATTCGTCGCAGCATCCGGGGCCGGACAAATACAAGAACAAGAAAGCCGTTGTGATCGGCTCGAATAATTCCGCACATGATATTTGTGCCGCGCTTTGGGAAGTCGGAGCGGACGTTACCATGGTTCAGCGCTCTACGACCCACGTTGTAAAGTCGGGCTCGCTGATGGAGCTCGGATTGGCCTCGCTTTACTCCGAACAGGCGGTCCAGTCTGGAATGACGACGGCCAAAGCCGACCTGATCTTTGCTTCACTGCCTTACAAGATTCTGCACGAGTTCCAGATCCCGGTTTATAACGCGATCAGGGAACGCGATGCCGATTACTACAAACGCCTCGAGAAGGCAGGCTTCCTGCTCGATTATGGTGACGACGATTCCGGTTTGTTCATGAAATACCTGCGGCGTGGATCCGGATACTACATCGACGTCGGTGCTTCGGAATTGGTAGCCAATGGCAGCATCAAGCTAAAGAGCGGCGTCGATGTCAAAAAGCTCACGGAACATTCCGTCATCTTGAGCGATGGGGCCGAGCTGCCGGCCGATCTCGTCGTTTACGCCACAGGCTACGGTTCGATGAACGGCTGGGCCGCGGACCTGATCTCCAGAGAGGTCGCCGACAAGGTGGGCAAGGTCTGGGGACTAGGCTCGAATACGACCAAAGATCCCGGCCCATGGGAAGGTGAGCAGCGAAACATGTGGAAGCCGACGCAGCAGGAGGGGCTTTGGTTTCATGGCGGTAACCTGCACCAGTCGCGCCACTATTCGCAGTTTCTGTCCCTCCAGTTGAAGGCGCGAATGGAACACATTCCCACACCGGTTTACGGTCTTCAGAAGGTCCACCATCTTGCCTGA